In the Pedobacter cryoconitis genome, GGTTTCTCTTGGAATTACTTCAATTTTAGATGGATTTAGCTCCAGATTACAGGCAAGGTTCTCCGATGTTTCTGTAGTTCTATTCTATATTCTTAATCAAGTCGTTACTCTTGCAGTTGTCACATTGATTTTTGGTGTAATTTTCAAAGTATTACCCGATGCAATTATCAAATGGCGGGATGTAATCTATGGTTCTTTAGTAACAGCAGTTTTATTCATGCTGGGTAAATTTGGTATTTCTCTATATATTGGGCAAAGTGATATTGGCAGCACTTATGGAGCCGCTGGCTCACTTGTAATCTTACTTCTTTGGACTTATTATTCCTCAATTATTCTTTATTTTGGCGCGGAGTTTACTAAGGCATATGCATTAATGTACGGTCATGAGATTCATCCCTCCCATTATGCTGTAACGACAAAAGAAGTAGAAGTGGAAACCGGCAACAATTCTATTCAAGATAATGCATCAACTTCTGTCCACCCATTTAAACCATCAAATTAATCTGCAATGTCATCATGATTATCGGCTTGTGTCATAATATCAAATATCACTTGGTTCAGCTGGTCTGCGGAAGTTTTCAGCATCGACAGCATATTTAAAAATTCTTCTCCCGGCATATCTGTAGCTGTTAAAAGTTGTACGAGCCCCATAATATTTGCCAAATGCGACCTTACTCCGTGTGACTGTATCCATGCGATCTTCTTTAGCTGCTGATTTTGCCGGAGAATCCTTTCCCGATCTATTCTTGCTTCGGTAATATCTCTTGAAAAGCAACTGATGGCCGAAACATTATCCTGTTGATCAAACACTGGATTAAAGCTAACCTCTTCATAAACAGGATTCCCATCTTTAGTATCTGTCCAGATGATTTTAAAGGAGTTGCCCTCCATCGCCTGGCGGTAGTAAGCGTTCCAAATAGCCAGCAAATCTGCCGGGTAATCTGCATCAGCCAATTTATCTTTCGCCCTGCCAGTAATTCCAGCCATTCTATCACGGAAGGCGCGGTTGGCAGATATGATTTTAAAATCTGTATTGACCATGCACGACTTATAAACATGGATACTAATCCATCATACCCCGTATACTTATTAAACCATTTTAGAAACTAATTTTTAATGTATACTTTGCTAAATGAACAGAACGCTAAAATTTATTTTTAATCATCCACTTACGAGAAACAATCGCTTTTCTGCAATTATTAATTTGTTCAAATGGCAGATTTTTTCCAGGGTTATCAATTTTCCAATTGTATACCAGTTTACGGAAAAAAGTAAGCTTTTAGTTTGGAGGGGCCTTACTGGTGCGACTGGTAATTTTTATTGTGGACTACATGAGTTTGAAGATATGGCCTTTCTGCTTCACATACTAAGGGAGGATGATCTATTTTTGGATATCGGGGCTAATGTCGGCAGTTATACTATGCTGGCTTCTTCGGAAATCGGTGCAAAGACTATTGCATTTGAACCGATACTTAAAACATTTAAGATCTTTAGTCAAAATATAGCAATTAATAGCATTCAAGATAAAGTAGAGGCTTTAAATATTGGCTTAGGTAGCTGTAAAAGCGTTTTAAAATTTACAACATCTTTTGATACGGGGAATCATGTTAGTAGCCCTGGCGACACAGAGATTACAGAAGTAAATGTGGACACTTTGGATAATATCCTTTCTGGCAGAAGTCCTTTATTGATGAAGATTGACGTAGAGGGTTTTGAAACAGAAGTGCTAAATGGCAGCCGGAATACTCTTGAAGATAAGTCACTGAAAGCAATTATTATTGAGCTTAATGGTTCTGGTGACCGATATGGTTTTGATGAAAAAAATATTCATTTACTTCTTTTAAATCATGGTTTTAACCCTTATAAATATGATCCTATGGTTAGGGATTTGACTGTAACGGCTCCTGGTGGACATCATAACACCTTATATATACGTGATCTTGATTTTGTAACGGATAGATTAAAAACAGCGAGAAAAATTAAGGTGAAAAATAAAGAAGTGTAAAAGATTATAGGGGGTAAAACCAAACTTCCAAATATTAAAAACGGAAAAATCAAAAAAAAAAGGCCTTTACAATAGTAAAAACTGTAAAAAGAACTAAAAAGGTTCAGGGTCAAGAACAAAAACGAAATTTCCAAATCATCATTTATCATCATTCACTGTTAATTAAACCCGACCCGCCCAGTCGGTTTTATTTGTTAATGATAATTCGACCCTGAAAAACCTAGTTAAATAGTGATTAAACAAGGATAAAGAGTTCTTTATAAATCATTAATTGCAATTTAAAAGCACACTAGTTACAATCAATTACCAAATCAGATAGATAAAGAGCCTGAAAACGGACAAAAACCTTTACAATACGCATTTAAACACCGTTTAATCTGCTCAAAGATAGATTACAGACATAGATAAGTCCTGCTTAAATGGTTTAAGTAGGACTTGTTTTTTGGCGTTATTTATTTAGATTATTGCTGAAAACAGCTGTTTTTTTGTCAATGGGTGTACTATTGGGTGTACTAGACTTGCATTTAAAAACACAACAAATATCAGATAATTCAGTTAAAGTACCCTTTTTGCGGTAAAAATGTTTCGAGTAGCACCCGATAATTATTACATACAATAAGCATAGATAACTATAAGTATTTGTATATCTAATATTTAACCCCAGTGCAGAAGGTAGCCGGGTGGATGGCATTGCAGTTGCATCTTCATCGGCCACTCAGCGGATTGTTCAATTGCAAGTGAATGATGGCGCAGTGATCAGTAAGTTAGGAACAATAACAGTGCCGGCAGGTGCTGGTACCAACGGGTCTGTGTCCAGTGTGTCAGGATTAAACCGGGGCAATTTACCGTGATTGAAAATTGACAGTAATGGAAATCCTTACATCAATTTAAACAATGGAATGAACTTTGAAGCAGCGATATTAGCCACACTTGCCGCAGGCGAATCAATAGAATTCACTGTGTTTGGCGCAAACTACGATGCGTAATGAACAATAATGGCGATGGGTTATCACCCAGTTTACGGCCTCAATTAGGTGTAGCGTGGAATAGGGCGTTACCCGCCCCTTTTGGTTTTGACAATGGAGTACAAGGATTGGGAGTTTACAGAAGCTCAAAAAGCAGAAATCACAAATTTAGGCGGGCAATGGTTTCAAAGTGCTGATGCGTTTCTATTGTGGATGCAGGGATAATAGTTCAAAATTTTTCTTCATTATCGTGCTAAATATGCACATTTGATTGAACTGTCTTATTTTTTAAGAATGCGCATAAAACAAATTGATATACTGCGAGGAATAGCAGCTCTCTTAGTTACTATTTTTCATTTGACTGGAAGTGCCGGTTTGTCAAAAGCAACGGCATCGTATGGTTCTTATGGTTGGCTTGGAGTACAAATATTCTTTGTAATAAGTGGTTTTGTACTCCCTTATAGCATGTACAAGACCGGCTACAACATATCTAGTTTTGGTACATTTCTCATAAAAAGGATTGTAAGGGTATACCCTCCTTATCTCGTTGCAATAGCCATTGCAGTTGCAATGGCTATTGCAACGGGTAGAGAATTGTTATATGGAATCACTCTTTTGTCTCACTTTCTTTTTTTAAACGAGCTGCTTGGCCTGCATAGTTGGTCACCTGTATTTTGGACATTGTTTATCGAATTTCAATTTTATATTCTGATTGGAATTTTGTTCCCTATCGTGGTTTCTAACAACTATAAATCATTGGCATTCGTTTTTGTAATGTCAATTCTTTCTTTGCTGTTTTCACGGTCAATTGTAGTGTATTGGTTTCCCTTTTTTGGTTTAGGAATACTTATTTTCAATAAGTATTTTACCAACATGTCATTAAAGATGTTCTGGTTCGGTATAACTACACTGACAGTGTTAATTGCATATGTTCATGGAATATCACACGCAGTCGCAGGGTTGTCGGCAGTACTGTTTATACTCTTTGTTAAAGCTGACCAGGAAACATTCTTTAACCGAGCCTTATTTGGCCTTGGCAACATAAGTTACTCTTTGTATTTGGTTCATTGGGAACTTGGTAGGGCAGCTGTAAATATTTCTAGGCACCTTCCGTTTGTCGGCAGCAATGAAGTAATTAAAGTCCTAACCGGATTAGCATTCTCTATCATTTCAGCATACATATTTTATATACTTGTCGAGAAGCCGTCTGTTAGATATAGTTCAAGAATCAAGTATAACACTCGTTTAATTTCAATTAAAAGGGCGTTTAAACGAGCGTGATTTGTGGGTTAAAGCGCCGACAAGTTAACTAATAATGTCCCCATACTATGCCCATATAAAATATAATTTCCTTCTTTTATATGAGGCATGAGTTGATTCAAAAGATCATCTACCATTTGTTCAACTTTATCCAACAAACTTTCTTTAAAACGATTACCTCTTCCAGGAAGCTCCAAAGTAATCCAATCTAATTTTTTGGGAACATGCTTCTCAATACTATTAAAACTATATTTATTACCTCCTGCAAATGGGAGAGCTATTACCTTATTGTTCATTATCATTAAATTTAATAATTGTAGTATTTCGTAAAATTTCAAAAGATTTTAGTGTCGCATATACACCTCTCCCGCACCCTTGGTTACAGCTTCTTTATATTTTTTTAGTCACTTTGACTTATAATATATCAATATAAAGATTATGTAAGTTTAGCATTTATTTTAATTAATAACAAAATATAATTTCTTAACAATCAACACAATAGGCGTGTAAACAGAAAATTTACAGCTAAATGAACTTTAATGATAGGTTTTATTATCATTTGTTTAAGTAAATCCGTAGTTAATGAGTGTTTAAACCTTCGCTACAATTTTTGGTATTGCTTTAGATTGATATTGGTCAGCCGGATCATTTTTTTCTATCCATCCTTGGTCAACAAACATTTTAAGCAATAGCTCTCCTAATTTTCCTCCAATATGATTATAACAGGCTTTCGCAGGTTTCTTCTTTTATTTTATTTTTCATCTCCAGACTTTTTAATTCCACTATCAGACACAAATTATTTTAAAGGATAATACAATAAAATGATTGATGTCATTTATTAATAAAAAAAATCTTACCACCAACTAAGCTTATTCAGAAATATTTCCACCCAAAGCCCTGAAAAGGTTGATCAATGTGATATAGGAATCACGCTTTAAACCCACTTGCTCGATTTCCGAATTCAACATACTTCCTTGCGCAACAATCACTTCCAGGTAGGATGCATATCCGGCAAGATAAAGATCGTTGGCTGTTGACAATGCAGTTTTCAATTCCCCGACCTCGCTCGTTTTCAATTGGTAAGCACGCTTGTAATTATCAATTGCACTTAATTGGGTAGAAACTTCCTGGTATCCTTGTAGTACTGTTCGCTGATAATTGTAAAAAGCACTGAGCTGTGCTGCGTTTGCAATGCGGTTACCGTTCTTTAGTGCCCCTCTATTAAAGATCGGAGCTGTTAATCCACCTAATACACCAGAGGCCAAAGATCCCGGCGAAAACAAAAGGGGTAACTTAAAGGAATTTATTCCACTGTAGGCATCTAATGTGAATGAGGGCAACAAAGCTTTACGCGCCGCTTGAACATCTGCTTTCGCCGCTCTTAATTCCAGCTCGGCCTGTTTTATATCCGGTCGGTTCAAGATTACCCTAACAGGTATACCTGCGTAAATTTGATCAGGCAGCACCCTGGTAATCGAAGAACTATCCCTTTTGATTGGAGCAGGAAACCTTCCTAACAAGTTGTTTAGTTCATTTTCGGTCTTTACAATGGCTTGTGTAATTTGATATGAACTGCCTTGTGTAGCCATCATTTGTGCTTTGAACTGGCTAACAGCTAATGATGTAGCCCTCCCCCCTGCCATTTGAGCCTCAATAATTTCAACACCTTTTTTTTGAAGCGCAATATTCCGCTTTAAAATTTCGGCATGTTTATCCAGGGCAATCAATTCAAAGTACAACTGAGCAACCTGTGCGACCACCTGGGTACGGAGCCATTGCTGGCCCATTTTTGTAGCCAGGTAGCGCGAGTATGCAGCCTCTTTGCGCTTTGACAATTTCCCCCAGATATCAATCTCCCAGGAACTTCTAAAACCCATAAAGTAATCTGGTGTGGGAGTTGGAATTTGCTGATTGGTACTCACATTTGGCGAAAGGTTGGTGTCATAGTTCCCCACTCCATTCATCGTATATTTCCCAAACCTGTCCAGGCCTGCGGTTATACTCGTATTTAAACCTGGCAGCATACTGGCTTTTGCAAGTTTTAAATTTGCTTCTGCCACAATGATCTGTTGCATTTCGGATTTAAGTTCAAAGTTAGTATTCAGGGCGGTGTCAATTAATGAAACAAGTTCCCGATCAGTAAAGATCTCTTTCCAGTTCAACAGGTGCTCAGGTGAATTTTCAATGCGATTAAATGCACCGGGCATGGTCTGCATTTTGGGCATGACTACAGGTTCCATGCTCTTGCACCCCGTAAAAGCTATCAAGGTGGATAACAAAAGTATTTTATAGCAGAAGGTGGTATTTTTATAGCTTAATCTCATTACGCGTTTTCCTTATTATTTTCAATAACTAATTTTGGTTTCTTTTTACCTATTGACGCAAAAATTGCATATAGTCCTGGTATAATGATGACTCCGAAAAGTGTTCCGATCAGCATACCGCCTACCGCAGCAGTTCCTATGGAACGGTTACCTACAGCACCTGCACCAGTAGCAATACAAAGCGGTATCAACCCGGCAATAAATGCAAATGAGGTCATTAAAATTGGCCTTAGTCTGGATACAGCTCCGGCTTTTGCGGCCTCTGCTACTGTTGCGCCTTCTCTGCGCTTGAGCTCGGCAAACTCGATAATCAGGATTGCATTTTTTCCCAATAGCCCAATGAGCATGACCAGTGATACTTGTGCATAAATATTGTTTTCAAGCCCTGCGAGCTTTAAGGTGAAAAAGGCACCGGCTATACCTGCAGGAAGTGAGAGCAGCACCGGTAAGGGGAGTAGAAAACTTTCGTATTGTGCAGCGAGCAAAAGATAAACAAATATAAGACAGATGATAAAAATGTAAATTGCCTGGTTCCCCGAAAGGATCTGTTCCCGGGTCATTCCAGACCATTCGATGCTGAAGCCACGGGGAAGTTTTTCTTTGGCGGTAGCCTCAACTGCAGCAATGGCGTCACTACTGCTAAAATCGGCCGAAGCATCTCCATTGATCATCGCCGAAGTATACATATTGTAACGATTGATCTGCTCTGGTCCAAAAACTCTTTCCAGCTTTACAAATGTAGAATAAGGAATCATTTCACCCCTATCATTTTTAACGTGCAACCGTAAAAGATCATTAGGTTTGCTACGGTATTCCGGATAAGCCTGAAGCATTACCTTATACATTTGACCGAAACGGATAAAGTTAGTGGCATAATAACTACCTACTAAAGTTTGCAGTGTGCTCATTGCGTTGTCTATAGAAACACCTTTCTGTGCAGCCATATCCTGGTCAATATGTATCATATACTGCGGAAAATTTGGATCAAAACTCGTAAAGGCTCCTGAAATTGACGGATGACTTCGCAGCGCTTTTAAGAATTCATTGGTAACCTGGGCAGTTTTATTCAAGTCTTCACTCTTGTTCTTATCCAGGAGTCTCAGTTCAAATCCACTGGCATTTCCAAAACCAGGTACAGTTGGCGGGGCAAAAAATTCAATCGAGGCATCACTGATTCCCCTGGTTTTTTCTTTTAATGCTGAGATTACTTCCGTTACTGTTTCTTTTCGTTTATCCCATGGGGCCAGATTAATCATACCCATACCGTATGATGCTCCTGTTATATCACTCATCAGACTGTACCCCGCAAGTGTACTTACATTTTCTACCATTTTAAGGCTGCGCGTGCTTTGTTGTATCTGATCCAGTACTTTTTCTGTTCTTTCTACGGTTGATCCTGGTGGAGTGGTTACATTTACATAGATCATTCCCTGATCTTCTGTCGGAATAAATCCAGACGGCAGTATTTGACTTCCTGTCCAGGTAGCGATACAAAAGAAAAGGAACAGACAAATAGTAATAGGTTTACGTCCAATGATATAGCCTATAAGGTGACTAAACTTCTTTTCTGTTTGATCATATCCTTTGTTA is a window encoding:
- a CDS encoding YihY/virulence factor BrkB family protein, whose product is MGKNTKITLKGIWEILKNSIAGFSDHKVTKLSGSLAYYTVFSMAPLLVVIISLCGIFLGQEAAQGQIYGQLAGFMGKETALQLQEIVQKAAINNKGTIAFIIGMVTLLIGATTVFADIQDSINTIWGLKPKPKRGWLKMLQNRFLSFSVIISLGFLLLVSLGITSILDGFSSRLQARFSDVSVVLFYILNQVVTLAVVTLIFGVIFKVLPDAIIKWRDVIYGSLVTAVLFMLGKFGISLYIGQSDIGSTYGAAGSLVILLLWTYYSSIILYFGAEFTKAYALMYGHEIHPSHYAVTTKEVEVETGNNSIQDNASTSVHPFKPSN
- a CDS encoding PAS domain-containing protein, yielding MVNTDFKIISANRAFRDRMAGITGRAKDKLADADYPADLLAIWNAYYRQAMEGNSFKIIWTDTKDGNPVYEEVSFNPVFDQQDNVSAISCFSRDITEARIDRERILRQNQQLKKIAWIQSHGVRSHLANIMGLVQLLTATDMPGEEFLNMLSMLKTSADQLNQVIFDIMTQADNHDDIAD
- a CDS encoding FkbM family methyltransferase produces the protein MNRTLKFIFNHPLTRNNRFSAIINLFKWQIFSRVINFPIVYQFTEKSKLLVWRGLTGATGNFYCGLHEFEDMAFLLHILREDDLFLDIGANVGSYTMLASSEIGAKTIAFEPILKTFKIFSQNIAINSIQDKVEALNIGLGSCKSVLKFTTSFDTGNHVSSPGDTEITEVNVDTLDNILSGRSPLLMKIDVEGFETEVLNGSRNTLEDKSLKAIIIELNGSGDRYGFDEKNIHLLLLNHGFNPYKYDPMVRDLTVTAPGGHHNTLYIRDLDFVTDRLKTARKIKVKNKEV
- a CDS encoding acyltransferase family protein; the protein is MRIKQIDILRGIAALLVTIFHLTGSAGLSKATASYGSYGWLGVQIFFVISGFVLPYSMYKTGYNISSFGTFLIKRIVRVYPPYLVAIAIAVAMAIATGRELLYGITLLSHFLFLNELLGLHSWSPVFWTLFIEFQFYILIGILFPIVVSNNYKSLAFVFVMSILSLLFSRSIVVYWFPFFGLGILIFNKYFTNMSLKMFWFGITTLTVLIAYVHGISHAVAGLSAVLFILFVKADQETFFNRALFGLGNISYSLYLVHWELGRAAVNISRHLPFVGSNEVIKVLTGLAFSIISAYIFYILVEKPSVRYSSRIKYNTRLISIKRAFKRA
- a CDS encoding thioesterase II family protein, producing the protein MNNKVIALPFAGGNKYSFNSIEKHVPKKLDWITLELPGRGNRFKESLLDKVEQMVDDLLNQLMPHIKEGNYILYGHSMGTLLVNLSAL
- a CDS encoding TolC family protein, with the protein product MEPVVMPKMQTMPGAFNRIENSPEHLLNWKEIFTDRELVSLIDTALNTNFELKSEMQQIIVAEANLKLAKASMLPGLNTSITAGLDRFGKYTMNGVGNYDTNLSPNVSTNQQIPTPTPDYFMGFRSSWEIDIWGKLSKRKEAAYSRYLATKMGQQWLRTQVVAQVAQLYFELIALDKHAEILKRNIALQKKGVEIIEAQMAGGRATSLAVSQFKAQMMATQGSSYQITQAIVKTENELNNLLGRFPAPIKRDSSSITRVLPDQIYAGIPVRVILNRPDIKQAELELRAAKADVQAARKALLPSFTLDAYSGINSFKLPLLFSPGSLASGVLGGLTAPIFNRGALKNGNRIANAAQLSAFYNYQRTVLQGYQEVSTQLSAIDNYKRAYQLKTSEVGELKTALSTANDLYLAGYASYLEVIVAQGSMLNSEIEQVGLKRDSYITLINLFRALGGNISE
- a CDS encoding efflux RND transporter permease subunit encodes the protein MVETFIRRPVLSLVISLSLILLGVLAFFSLPITQFPDIVPPSVVVTASYNGANAEVCAKAVATPLEKAINGVPGMTYMNSVSSNNGVTLIQVFFNVGTDPDQAAVNVQNRVTTVLDELPEEVIKAGVTTEKEVNSMLLYLNVTSNDKDMSEEFIYNFADINVLQELKRIDGVGFVDIMGARDYSMRVWLKPDRMLSHNISADEVISTMRKQNIEAAPGVAGENSGKGTEVKQYVLKYTGKFNSKEDYENLVLKAEKNGALVRLKDIADIEFGTVSYDMVSKTDGKPSASIMIKQRPGSNASEVIDNIKEKMAELKGTSFPPGMEYNFAYDVSRFLDASIHEVLRTLVEAFILVFIVVYIFLQDFRSTLIPALAVPVALISTLAFLQILGFSINILTLFALVLAIGIVVDNAIVVVEAVHVKMSEEHLPPMEATIAAMKEIGGAIIAITMVMSAVFIPVAFLSGPVGVFYRQFSLTLAIAIVISGINALTLTPALCAIMLKHQEGNTAGKGLMGRFFKLFNKGYDQTEKKFSHLIGYIIGRKPITICLFLFFCIATWTGSQILPSGFIPTEDQGMIYVNVTTPPGSTVERTEKVLDQIQQSTRSLKMVENVSTLAGYSLMSDITGASYGMGMINLAPWDKRKETVTEVISALKEKTRGISDASIEFFAPPTVPGFGNASGFELRLLDKNKSEDLNKTAQVTNEFLKALRSHPSISGAFTSFDPNFPQYMIHIDQDMAAQKGVSIDNAMSTLQTLVGSYYATNFIRFGQMYKVMLQAYPEYRSKPNDLLRLHVKNDRGEMIPYSTFVKLERVFGPEQINRYNMYTSAMINGDASADFSSSDAIAAVEATAKEKLPRGFSIEWSGMTREQILSGNQAIYIFIICLIFVYLLLAAQYESFLLPLPVLLSLPAGIAGAFFTLKLAGLENNIYAQVSLVMLIGLLGKNAILIIEFAELKRREGATVAEAAKAGAVSRLRPILMTSFAFIAGLIPLCIATGAGAVGNRSIGTAAVGGMLIGTLFGVIIIPGLYAIFASIGKKKPKLVIENNKENA